The following nucleotide sequence is from Acidovorax radicis.
GAGACGCCCACCGACAGCGAAACATCTACGGGCGACAAGGTTCCATCTTCCAAATTTGCTCAGAAGCTCGGACTAAAAACGGCGCAACTTCTGGATCGCGCAACCGAGTTGGGATACTTGATTCAGCAGGGTGACAAACATGCGTTGAGCCCCAAGGGCGAACAGGCTGGCGTCGAGTTCGTCGCCAAATCCCGGTTTGGCCCGTATTTCTTATGGCCACAGGATTTGGTGCTCTCCTCATAGAAGACTTAGAAGCAGTTTGCTTCACATTTCATAGCGCCTTGCGCTTAAGCAGTAAGCGCGAGGGGCCTAAATCTCTTACGAAACCCGCTTGGTTCGTATCTGAACATTCGACAAGGTCACACCATCAGGCCTGACTAGAGGTAACTCTTTCACCTCTAGATACTTAAGAGAACGCACCAGCTCACTCAGCTTTTTGAACCCGTAGTTTCGGGGATCGAAAGCAGGGTTGATCTTGCTGATATGGCTCCCCACGCCGCCAAGTGCCGCCCAGCCATCTTCACGGGCATTGGCATCAATGGCTGCAATGATCAAGGGCTGCAATGTACGAACATCGGCCACAGCAACAGGCTCTACCTTAGGTTCATCCTTTTCGAGTACCTGCTCTGTCCGCAAGATTTCGGTATAGATGAACTTATCGCATGCAGCCACAAAGGGCTCGGGGGTTTTACGTTCGCCAAAGCCGTAAACCACTTTGCCTTCTTCGCGGATGCGAGTGGCTAACCGAGTGAAGTCGCTATCGCTGCTGACCAAACAAAAACCGTCCACGGTGTCGTCGTGCAGCACGTCCATCGCATCAATGATCAGCGAGGCATCGGTCGAGTTCTTACCGCTGGTGTAGCTGAACTGCTGGATGGGCTGAATCGCCAGTTTGTGCAGAACATCTTTCCACCCCTTGAGGTTGGTAGTGGTCCAGTCGCCGTATGCGCGTTTGATGGTGGCCGTGCCATAACGCGAAACTTCGGCCAGCAGTTCTTGAACGACCGACGCTTGCGCGTTGTCTGCATCGATCAGTACGGCAAGTTTTTGGTTGGTGTTGGTCGCCATGTCTCTCCCTGTGTTTTCAGGCATGTTAACGGCCCAATATCTCAGCGCTACAGTGCTGCTTTGTATTTCAGCCTCCATGGAGCCACCATGACAACCACTGCAGAAGCGCTGAGCGCCCAAGCCGCCCAACTGCCCCCAGCAGAGCGGATCGAATTGGTGGTGCGCATCCTCGACAGCTTGGACCAAACCGATGGGGCAATGGACACACTGTGGGCCAAAGAGGCAGGCGACCGGCTGACCGCCTACCGCCGGAGCGAGGTCAAGGCGGTGAGCTTGTCAGATGCCATCGAAAAACACCAAGTTAACAACATGCGCGCTGCATCTGTCCCGACCACACCAGCCTCAGACCTCGCCCAAGCGGCATTGGCCGCCTTGTCCCGTGCAGGCTTGCGCGCAGCTGAGGATGCGTTGCGCGCCAACACCCACATGGTGGTGGCGGTCGACGGCAAGGTGCTGTATGAAAGCCCGCAGGACTATCTACGCAAGCGCGACGAGCCCGCGACACAGCCAAACGCCAAGCCCCGCGCCTGATCGGAAACACCCACATGCACCCTGCCATCGCACAACACCGCTCCGGCATTGCTGCCATCTGCCAGCGCTATGGCATTCAGCGGCTGGAGGTGTTTGGTTCGGCTGCGCGGGCCAGTGACTTTGACCCGGCCCACGGTGATGCTGACTTTCTGGTGGAGTTTGCGCCGGGCGTCGAGCCGGGGCTCCAGTCATTTTTTGGTGCCAAGGCTGACCTGGAGGCCCTGCTGGGCCGGGGCGTGGACTTGGTGGAGCCGGGCGCGGTGCGCAACCCCTATATGCTGGCCAGCATCAACCGGTATCGCGCGATCATCTTTTCCGCAGAAGATTAGCTATCCGTTTAGTAGCTGCTAGCGCAATCTCTATAAGCGCTAGAGGCCGATTTGACCTAAAAAACCGCAGCGCCGCTAAACTCCAAACCATGCGCCCCTCCGAAGCCCTTTCCCTCCACCGCTCGCAAATCCGCGAGATCGCGCTGCGCCACCGTGTGAGCAGCGTGCGGGTGTTTGGCTCGGCGCTGCATGGGGACGACACTGCCGACAGCGACTTGGACCTGTTGGTAGAGCCCACCGCGCAAACCACGCTGATGGACATTGGTGCGATCCGGTTTGAGCTGAAACAGTTGCTAGGCATGGAGGTGGATGTGCTCACCCCCAACAGCCTGCCCGCTAGCTTTCGGGACCAGGTGCTGCGCGAGGCGATGGCTGTATGAGCAGAGCGCACCCGCTGCGGGTAGCAGACTATTTGCAGCACATCCTGGAGGCCGTCGGCAACATTCAGGACTACACGGTGGGGATGGACTTGGCCGCCTTCCTGGCAGACCGCAAGACATGCGACGCCGTGATTCGCAACCTGGAAGTGATCGGTGAGGCCAGCAACAACGTGGCCAAGAACCACCCCGAATTCGCGCAGAAACATGCCCATGTTCCGTGGGGCTTCGCCTACGAAATGCGCAATGCACTGGCCCACGGCTATTTCACTGTGGACCTGGGCATCGTCTGGCAAACCGTGCAGAACGACCTGCCAGCTCTGCGGGCGCAAGTAGCAGCACTCTCGCTCTAGCTTGCTTCAATTTCGATAGCTGCTTGCGCTTATCCATCAAGCGCTAGAGGCCAATTTCATTCAAACAACTGACCACCACCAAAGCCCGTCCATGACGCCTTCGTTCACCCCTACCTTCGCCCATGTGCCGCCCGGCCCGCTGGCAGGTCCCTTGCAGTTGCTACCCGTCAACGCCGGTGTGGTGTCTGTACACACAGCCGATGGCGCGCATGTGGGCTCGCTCAAGCTGGTCGGCGGGGTCTGGAAGTTCAAGGCCATGGGCTACGACGCTGCTGGCCGCATGGAGCCTGGCCATGGGCCGCTGACAGGGCAACACAACATGCAGTTCGCTACGCCTGACGCGACTGAGGTGAGCGCGCGGTTGCTCGGCGCGCTGGGCGATTTGAGCTAAGCGCTGCCGAAAGAAAGCCACGAACCCTCCCGCTGGAGGCACCACCAGCAACCGTCAGGCAGTAGCCCCCGCTGAATGCCCCCCGGCGGAGCCAGCCGATGCACCAGTGGCACCTGCGCAATTGCCAGCCCCGCTAGAATCCGCGTTCTTCGAAAGAACCGTCATGGCCATGCCATGCCCATGGAAGGCTTTCATACTTTGGACCCAATGGGGATGAAGATGGACAAGCCTTTCATTTCTCTCTGCCCGGAGATCACGCGGGCCGACGCGCTGACATTGATGGACTGGTTGGAAGACGAGGACGTGACGCGCTTCCTGAGCGACTCGCGCCACGTTTCCCGCTTCATCGGGCGGGTGCAACTGCCCGTCCTGACGCATTTGTTCAATCAGGGTGGCCGCTTCTTCATGGCCTTTGACCGCCACGACGTTCCTGTGGGCTTCGTGCGCCTCGTCAAGCAGGGGGCGGAGTGCGAGATAGTCCTGGTCATCGGCAACCGGGACAACTGGGGCCGCAAGCTGGGCGCCAGCGCCATCCGCGAGGGCTTGAAACTCGCTTTCTTTGACATGCGGGCCGAGAAGCTCATCGCCAAGATCCACCCGGACAACGTGCGCTCGCTCAAAGCGTTTCTGCAGGGCGGTTTTGTGCTGGAAAACGAGTCGCCAGTGATGAAGTCGTTGTCGATGAGTTCGGAGCGCTATCTGAGGCTTCTGCGGGAAAGCCATGCAGCCCACACCTCGGACATTTACATCACCGAGATCGACAAAGCGCGGCTCAAAAATCTGGTGGAGGTAGAGCAAGGACCGACGGTGTTTGAGCTGGAGCATGAGATCGAGCGCGCCATTGTGGTCGATCCGTGGAACGTGGCCGATGATGTGGTGACGATGAACTCCAAGGCCCTGCTGCACGTGGACGACGAGGAACGCGAGGTCGCGCTGGTGTACCCCGAAGACGCAGACGAACGCGCCGGAAAGCTTTCGGTGTTCTCCGACATTGGCACCGCGATCCTGGGCTACCGAGCGGGCGATGCCTTCAGCTGGCGGATGCCGAGTCGCACCTGCCACATCCGGATCGGCAAGGTGCTGTACCAGCCCGAAGCGGCGGGCCACTACCACCTGTAGGGGTGCTTCACGCCGCCATCAGGCTGCCCAAGCAAGCGCCGTGGGTGCGGGGGTACGCATTCGGCTGGCGGGTAAATACGCTCACTTGAGAACTATCAATTTCATAGCTTCCAGCGCTTATCCATTAAGCGCTAGAGGCCAATTTAACTTCAAATCAGCCTCAATCTGGCGAAGGGCTGGACTGGCACACAAACTCTACCGCCGCACACACTGCCGCCACCTGCGCCTCGATGCACTGCTCTGGCGTGGCGCGGGGGCTGTCCGGGTAGACCTCGGTCGTCGTGGTGTAGCGCGCGCCGCTGATGCCCGCGCACAGTCCCCAGTGCTTCATCGGGTAGCGGATGACGCCCGGCGCCACCACGGGCGAGCCGATGATTTCGTTCTTGTCATCCGCAGGCGCAATGTGCGTGACGCGGCTCACGGCGTCGATGATGGCTTGCTGGAAGGTGGGCTGCGGGTTGTCGGTGTCGTCCACCAGGTAAAAGCCGTCGGGGATGCTGCCGGGCTCGAACACTTTGCCGTCGCGCGCGGCCACGGCGGGGCGGTATTCGGTTTCGTCGGTATCGGTGGTTTCGTGCAGGTCGAGGTGGGCGGCGAACTGGCCGTATTGGCCGCTGTGCTGCGCCACCAGGCGCATGAGGGCGGCGGACTCCTGCGCGGGCGAGCCTTCGCGGAAGGCGCGGTTGGGGTCGATGGCGTCGAAGTTCCAGCGCTGAAACCGCTCGTACGCCCAGGGGCTGACGCAGGGCACCACCAGCAGGTTGGCGCGGCCTGCAAAGCGGTCGGCCTGCGTATCCACAAAACGCAGCGCGCCGTGCACGCCGCTGGTTTCGTAGCCGTGCACGCCGCCGGTGACGAGCACGCTGGGTAAGTCGGGTTGCCAGTGACGGCTGCGCAGGGCCCGCAGGGGAAAGCGCTCTGCCGGGTGCTGTGCGTTGGCATAAATCACATCGCCATACATCTCCACATCGAACTGGCCCCGCAGCGCCTCAATGGCCGTGAGCACGTCGTCGGCGTAGCTGCGCTGGCGCACCTGGCGTGCGCGCCACTGGTCGCGTTCTGAGGCGCCCCAGGGTTGGCCGGGCGTGCCGATGGGATAGTGGGAATGGGTGGGTTGCATGGGTGCGTGGGATGGAGTGGCTGGTGAATGGCTAACGAGACAAAAAGGCTTGTCGCAAGGCGTTCATAGAATACCGCGATGCCCTTCCCCCTGATCCGGCCCCTGCGGCTGGCAACCTCGTCCTTCGTTCTGCTGCTCTGCGCCCTGGCCCACGCACAGAATGCCCCACCACCCGCCTCTGCCAACACCCCGGCCGCTCACCCGGCGGGCAGTGCCCCTGTGGATGGCACTGCACCCGCACCAGCGGGCACGGCGGGCACTGTGGCCGCTGCGCCCACAGCGGCCGACGCGGCGCTGCTGTCGCGCGATGCGCGGCGCATTTACGAGTTGTCGCGCGACAAGCTGGTGCAGATCCGCACGCTGCTGCGCAATGCCAACACGCAGGCGTCGATTGGTTCGGGCTTTTTTGTGTCGGCCGACGGGCTGATCGTCACCAACTTTCATGTGGCCAGCCAACTGGCGCTGGAGCCCGAGCGCTACCGGGGCGTGTATGTGACGATGGAGGGGCAGGAGGGCGAGGTCGAGCTGCTGGCGTTTGACGTGCAGCACGACCTGGCCGTGCTGCGCGCCAAAGAGCGCAAGGCAGCGGCGCCCGTGCTGGGCTTTCGGCCTGCCGCCGAAGCCTTGGCGCAGGGCGAGCGCATCTACTCACTGGGCAACCCGCTCGACATCGGCTTTGCCGTGACCGAGGGCACCTACAACGGGCTGGTCAAGCGCAGCTTTTACCCGCGCATCTTTTTTGGCGGCGCGCTCAACCCCGGCATGAGCGGTGGCCCGGCGGTGGACGATGCGGGCCGGGTGCTGGGCGTGAACGTGGCCAAGCGGCTCGATGGCGAGCAGGTCAGCTTCTTGATCCCGGCCGAGTTTGCGCAGGCGCTGGTGCAGCGTGCGGCCAACGCAGAGCCCATCACCCAGGCCGCGCATGCCGAGATGACGCGGCAGCTGATGGAACACCAGCAACTGCTGACAGACCGGTTCTTGAAAGCGCCGTTTCGCGAGCAGCGCCACGGCAACTACCGCCTGCCGGTGCCCGACGATGCGCTGGCGCGCTGCTGGGGCTCGGGGCGCGACCCGAATTTTCCCGGTCTGAATCTGGAGCGCACGCAGTGCCAGGCCGACAGCGACGTGGTGGCCGGGGACTTCAGCACCGGCGCGGTGCGCCTGTCTTACGAGGCCTACAACGCGCCCACGCTGGGCGCTGCACGGTTTGCCCGGGTATTCTCAAAAAGCTTTGAAAACGAGCGGCTGCAGACACGCGGCAACCGCCACCAGACGGCGGCCGAGTGCACCGAGCGGTTTGTAGACCCCGGCACCGTGCCGCTGCGGGCGGTGGTGTGCCTGTCGGCCTACCGCAAGCTGACCGGTCTGTACAACATGACCGTGCTGGCCGCCTCGGTCAACCAGCCCACGCAGGGCGTGCTGGGCCGCCTGGATGTGCAAGGCATTGCGTTTGATAACGGCATGAAGCTGGCCAGCCACTACCTCAAGGCGTTTCGCTGGGAGGCCGCACCATGAGCACGATGCCGACCCTGGGGCTGATCGAAGCCTTTGACCGCCACGGCGCGCTGCTGGCGCGCGCGCCCATCACGCACTGGCCCGTGACGGTGGGCCGGGCGCTGGACTGCGACCTGGTGCTGGACGACCCGTTTGTGGCGCCCACGCACCTGCGTATCGACCGCGCAGCAGACGGCCCGCGCGCAGTGCAGGTGGAGGTGCTGGAGACACGCAACGGCGCGCGCCTGCAGCGCAAGCGCCACGGCCAGGGCGAGCGCTTTGACTGGCCCGACGGCACCCCCGTTGACCTGGGTCGCACGCACATCGCCTTGCGCCTGGCCGACACGGCCATTGCCGACGAGCAGGCTCTGCCGCTGTTTCCGTGGCGCATGCTGGCCATGACGGCCGCTTGGGTGGTGCTGATGGTGGCTGCTGCGGCGGGGTCGTCGTGGCTGGAGGCACGCGACGCGTCGCAATACCTGAAGTCGCTGCCTGTCGTGCTGCTGAGCACGCTGATGGTGCTGTGCGCCTGGTCGGGCATGTGGGCGGTGGCCAACAAGGTGTTTGCCGGCCAGCTGCGGTTCTGGCGCCATGTGCGCATTGCCTGCGCTGCGGCCCTGGGGGCCGATGTGGTGCAGCTGGTGAGCAACCTGACCGCATTCGCTTTCTCGCTGGAGGTTTTTTCGCAGTTCGCCAATCTGCTGGCCGTGCTGGTGCTGGCGGCGGCGCTGTATGCCCATCTGGCCACCGTGCTGCCACGCCGCCGCGTGGGCCTGGCCTGGGCGGTGGCCGCCGTGGTGGCATTGGGCGTGCCGTCGTGGCTGGGTGCGCAGTGGCTCAACCGCATGCGGCTGACGAACGAGCTGTACATGAGCAGCCTGTTCCCCCCCAGCCTGCGCGTGGCCCCGGCCGTGCCGGTGGATCAGCTTCTGCAAGACGCCGAGTCGCTGCGCAGCAAACTCGACCGCCGCCTGCGCGATGACGGCCAGGCAGACGAGGACGACGAGTAGGCCACCTGACGGACTGCGTCTACCCAGCGTCTATCCAACCTCTACCCAGCCCCCTCCATTGCCCCATGCGCCGCCGCAAACCGCACCACCACGTCTACGTGGTCGAGCTCTCCAAAGACGTGCTGCTGGAGCCGCGCTTTCGCAAATGCAACCCCGGCTACGTCGACGGCAAGCCCTGCGTGTACGTAGGCATGACGGGGCTGGACCCGGACGTGCGGTTTGACAAACACAAGGCGGGCATCCAGGCCAACCGGTTTGTGACGCAATACGGCCTGCGCCTGCTGCCGGACCTGTACGAGGGACATGGGAGTTAATCCATTTTCAATGCGACATGGTAGTCAAATAAAAAGTGACAACCTGAGTGGTACTCAGTAGATTGAAACAAGTACAAGCATCCATTCTTCTTGTTTAGGTTGTTACTGGCTTCTCTACTAAGGCTTAGTGGGCAAGTGGGCTGCCTGCAAGTGCTTGCACTTTTCCACGGCAACCGCGTCAGTGCCTGGGAGCAGCGGGAAACCCGCGCACCCGCAGGGCTGTCTACAACCTCGTGGTGCAGACAGGCGGGTTTTCCACGGCGGTCGGATTCAACTTCGGAGGTTGTTGATGAAGCGCACAGTACCTCGTAAAGTTGTTGTACCTGCATTTCAACTTACCCAGGAATGTGAGTTGGACGAGGTAGGAGCTGTCGAGCGGCGGTTCTGTGATAGCCGTGGTGGGAGTTCCTGTAACTCGTATCACTTCCGTCCATCCTCCTCCGGTCAAGCCAGTGCATGGAACCTGTTTGCGTTCGCCTTGGACTCACAGGGGCGACCATGGGACTTAGCGACGGTGTACCTGCTTGAGCATGTTCAAGAGGTACAACGGCCTGAGATGGCGACGTACCATGCCCTGGCGGACGATCTCGGTGCCTATCGGCACTGGCTTGATGTCCAGAAGAGCCAGGATCTCCTATTTGAGTTTCCAAAGAACATCCTGGAGAGGGTGACGTACTGAACCGCCCCGCGTTTTGAGGAGGCTCTTTTCTCTGAGAGGATTGAGCCATGAGCAAGAAGTCGAACCAGTTTTCACCTGAGGTCCGCGAGCGCGCTGTTCGCATGGTGCGTGAGCACCGAGGCGAGTACCCCTCGCTGTGGGCTGCCATTGAATCCATCGCCCCCAAGATTGGCTGCGTGCCGCAGACCTTGCACGAGTGGGTCAAGCGTGCCGAGGTCGATTCCGGCGTGCGTGAGGGCATCACCACCTCCGAGCGTGAACGGATGAAGGTGCTGGAGCGCGAGGTCAAAGAACTGCGCAAAGCCAACGAGATCTTGAAGCTGGCCAGCGCGTTTTTCGCCCAGGCGGAACTCGACCGCCGTCTGAAGCCCTGAAGGGCTTCATCGATCAGCATCGACAGGCCTACGGGGTCGAGTCGATCTGCAAGGTGCTGCAGATCGCCCCGTCAGGCTATTGGCGTCATGCCGCCCGTCAACGCAATCCACGGCTGCGCTGTCCGCGCGCCCAACGTGATGACACCCTGGTGCCGCATATTGAGCGCGTCTGGCAGGCCAACATGCGGGTCTATGGCGCCGACAAGATCTGGAAACAGATGAACCGCGAAGGGCTGTCCATTGCCCGCTGCACGGTCGAGCGCTTGATGAAGCGCCTGGGATTGCAGGGCGTGCGCCGTGGCAAGGTGGTTCGCACCACCATCAGCGACATGAAAGCACCGTGCCCGCTGGATCGGGTCAACAGACAGTTCAAGGCCGAGCGGCCCAACCAGCTGTGGGTCTCGGACTTCACGTACGTCTCAACCTGGCAGGGGTGGCTGTACGTGGCCTTCGTGATCGACGTATACGCCAGGCGCATTGTGGGGTGGAGGGTCAGCACCTCCATGCAAACGGAATTCGTTCTGGATGCCCTGGAGCAGGCCCTGTATGCCAGGCAACCCGAGCGTGATGGCGCATTGATTCATCACTCCGACAGGGGGTCGCAATACGTCAGCATCCGCTACAGCGAACGGCTGTCAGAGGCAGGCATCGAGCCCTCGGTGGGCAGCAAGGGCGACAGCTATGACAACGCTTTGGCTGAGACGATCAACGGTCTGTACAAGGCCGAGGTGATTCATCGACGGTCCTGGCCAACTCGTGAATCGGTAGAGCTGGCAACGCTGGAATGGGTGTCTTGGTTCAACCATCACAGGCTGCTCGGACCCATCGGATACATACCGCCGGCAGAGGCTGAGGCAAACTACTACCGGCAACTCGCCAGTCAGTCCTCCATGGTGGCGGCCTGACTTAAACCAACCGGCCTCCACGAAACCCGGGGCGGTTCATACCGGTACTACGGTCACCTCAAGAATCAGGTCTTCCTGGGTGAATTGGCGGCAAGCACGGCCGCACACCGAATGCACACGGTGATTGACTTTTACAAGTTTCTTGCCAAGGCTGAGTACTTCATACCTGAACATCCTGCCTGGAAGACGAGACAAGTGAATCTGGCCTTCAAGACCATATACGGGGCCCAGGTTGTCAAGAACGTAGAGACGACGGACCTGCACATAGAGGCCCCCAAAGCCAATGATGCCTTTCGTGAGACGATTCTAGACGGTGGTGAGCTCCGGCCCCTTACATCTGTTGAGCAGAGGTGGCTCCTTGATGCCCTGTTGGCCATCGGGAACACGGAGATGTACCTGCTGCACTGGTTCATGATTGCCACCGGCGCGCGCATACAGACCGCTTGTACGTTGAGAGTCGGATTCTTCCTCGGGCATCCGCATGCCTTTGGCGGTCATCTGGCCGGTGGGAGGCAGGTTGTCAAGTTGAAGTGCGGACCAGGGACGCTGATCGACACCAAAGGTGGCAAGCACGGAATTCTGCATATTCCTCAAGCGTTGTTTGAAGCCATGCGAACCTACGCGCACAGTGACCGTGCCAAAACTCGTCGCAGAGCCGCAAAGCGAGGAGATCAACAGAACCAGTACTTGTTTCTCACCAACAGGGGCCAGCCGTACTACTTGAGCAAGGACGATGCACGGGTATTTGACCCTGAACACACTAGTAGCTACCTGTGCGATGGTGGAACTGTTCGCAAGTTCGTGTCTGACCGTTTGCTTCCTGCAATACGAGAACGCCACGATCAGCAGTTTCATTTCAAGATCCATGATCTCCGAGCGACCTTTGGCATGAACTGTGTTGACCTCCTCATGCCCCGAGTGCAGAAGGGAGAGATCACCCTGAGCAAGGTACTCGGCACGGTGCAAGAACTGATGTGGCATTCCAGTCTGCAGACTACCGAGAGGTATCTGCAATACCGCAGCCGTATGCAAGTGATTTACGCAGCCATCGACGGATACGGTGAGCAGGTACAGGCCTGGATTGCGGGTGCCAATTCTTTGCGAGGTTCGGATGAGTGAGAACTCGCCCAGCATGTTTGTCGGACGGAATGTTGAGATTGTGGACTTGCCGTTGCCGAACGAGGCGCGGCTTCCGCATCCTGAGCGAGTCATGGTCCGAGTTGCAGGACATGTCCACGACATCGGCGCGTATTGTTATACATCTCGTTCACCTAAGAAACGCAAAGCCAATGGTTGTACGGAAGTCGCCCTGAAAAGCTTCCAGAATGACCGCATTTCGCAGGTGCGGGGATTGATCAGGACACTGTCCAAGCTCATCACGGTAGGGGGTTTACGTCCCTATACGGTCAATGGGCACTGCGAATTTTTGAAGAATCTGATGGATTGGGCTGACCGCAATGGCCATGCCCAATGCCTGGCAGGCGGTGCTAACACCTATGATGCCTACCGGCACTATGCTGCGGATGTGGAAGACGGCTACCGCCGACAGCTATTCGGTAGCACCAATGCATTCCAAAAACAGACGTTCAACCTCAAGCTTCTGGAAGCGTTGACCGGTCTCACGGACCTGGCCAAGGGGATTCGACTGGTGCGAAAAAACAGCAGGGAATCCCTCGGTACTGAACCCGTCAATCTGCACGACTTCGCCCGTGTGCTGGCGATCAATGAGGCATTATTCGAGGGCTTAACGGATCTGGTCCTGGAGCAAAAGCACTTCCCATACCGCGTGCAAATGCCCGCCGGTCTCGGCTGGGAAGAAAACTATCTTTGGGTGTTTCCAAATTCGAAGTGGTTCCAATCGCCAAAGCACCAAGGATCGCCGGAAGGTCACCGCAAGATCTACGACTACCGGAATGGGCGGCTTGCACGAGAGGATGATGGTGGCGCTGGATACGATCAATCAGCGGTATGGCAAAGGCACCGTGCATTCAGGCGCCACGGGGGGCACCAACAAGGGCAAGGACTGGGGGATGAAGCAGGAGAGGCGCACACCGCAATACACGACTCGGTGGGAGGATGTGCCGGTTGCTCGGGCTTGAAAATGGGCAGGCTGCCACGCCGGACGTCGGATCTGCAGCGATTGCGGTCTTACAGTGATGCGCCCGCGACTGACGGCAACATCGACGTCTTCGGACGTTCGCGAAGCCACAACGTCATGAGCCGGGCACACTGACCGAGAAGGTTAGGGTCTGGGAACTGAGCGATGTCTCATGTTCTCGATCCCTACGTTGCGGTCCCTCTGACGAAGCATGCTAGGAGCATGATCCCACTCCGGAGCCCACGCGGTAGGCGGCTGCGCCCGTCTGGAGCAGCGTGAACCGGCCTGGACTGGCGAGCGCAGGAACTACGCGGCCGAGATCTGGAGCCTACCTATGTACCAGACCGGTTCGAGCAATCCAAACGTATTCGAGTCAAGCCGAACCAGGCCGCAACCAACATGCTCGCCGCCCGGTGCATGCGCGCGCGGCGAGCAAGCGACTAGAGTCACGCGACGATGTGTCCACACCAGGGAGGAATCACACGCCGCGGCCGCGCGGCAGAATGGTGCACCCAGACACACACGCACCACGATGCAGCACCAGAAATGAACGAAGAGTGGATTCTCCAGAAAAAAGAAACTCGCCGCCTGTTCTCAACCGCAACCTGGGTGCCCTTGAGGGCATCCGTGAAAGACGAAAAGGGTGACGTTAGAGAGGCAGTCCACTCCAGCGAATACTTTGGATTAGGGTCTGCTGCGTTTCCGCCAGAGCAGCGGGCATTCGTTGAGGAGCGCTTAGGCTGGGGCAACTTGGGCATCGGCCACACGGTGGAGCCGTATGCCTACAAGGACGGCTACGCATCCATCGACCAATACCAATACAACGACAAGGAGCCCATCGGCGTCAACCTTGTCTTTGAACACCCGCAACCCGTAGTCGGCGGCAGGCAATGGATCTTGAATCCCGATCTAGTCGTGGCGCTCGGCCTTATAAAGGAAGGGACGAACTGGGTAAGGCCAAAAGAAAACTTCGTTGTCGTTGCACGTGAAGTCCTCGACAAGGACAACGAACATACCCTGATCGAAATCAAGCGTGAGTTTCTACTTGATTACTTGGCAGCCAGGAACCTATCGCTGCGACTCTCCTATTACCGGCAAAGAGTGGAAAACGTACCCGCGCTTGAAAAGAGCGAGTATGCAAATCTGAAAGAGCACGAGGAAGAACGCGACGGCGGACGATTTGAACTTCTAATTCGCGAAGTCAACAAAGTATTCGGTGGTACTTGGGCTATGTTTCGTATGTGGCGAAATGACGTTGATGAGGAAGAAGACGCGCCCGTAATGGGACCGGACAACGACGGAAACACTAGCCATGAACAGTCGCAAGGCGAACGTGGCGGCTATCAAGGTATTCGAGTTGAAGGCGAATTCTGGCGAGACGAATGGATCGACCACCAATCGCGAAGCATTCGAGTTCGTGGAGATGAAGACACGAACCTTCCTCAATTCATCGTGGAGACTGACGGTACGCGCATGCCCTCCGCCAAGCTGGATAACGAGGACATTGGCCGCTGGCTGTGGTTCCGATCCAGCGTGGTCAACGAACTT
It contains:
- a CDS encoding FHA domain-containing protein encodes the protein MSTMPTLGLIEAFDRHGALLARAPITHWPVTVGRALDCDLVLDDPFVAPTHLRIDRAADGPRAVQVEVLETRNGARLQRKRHGQGERFDWPDGTPVDLGRTHIALRLADTAIADEQALPLFPWRMLAMTAAWVVLMVAAAAGSSWLEARDASQYLKSLPVVLLSTLMVLCAWSGMWAVANKVFAGQLRFWRHVRIACAAALGADVVQLVSNLTAFAFSLEVFSQFANLLAVLVLAAALYAHLATVLPRRRVGLAWAVAAVVALGVPSWLGAQWLNRMRLTNELYMSSLFPPSLRVAPAVPVDQLLQDAESLRSKLDRRLRDDGQADEDDE
- a CDS encoding DUF4113 domain-containing protein: MVALDTINQRYGKGTVHSGATGGTNKGKDWGMKQERRTPQYTTRWEDVPVARA
- a CDS encoding IS3 family transposase (programmed frameshift); its protein translation is MSKKSNQFSPEVRERAVRMVREHRGEYPSLWAAIESIAPKIGCVPQTLHEWVKRAEVDSGVREGITTSERERMKVLEREVKELRKANEILKLASAFFRPGGTRPPSEALKGFIDQHRQAYGVESICKVLQIAPSGYWRHAARQRNPRLRCPRAQRDDTLVPHIERVWQANMRVYGADKIWKQMNREGLSIARCTVERLMKRLGLQGVRRGKVVRTTISDMKAPCPLDRVNRQFKAERPNQLWVSDFTYVSTWQGWLYVAFVIDVYARRIVGWRVSTSMQTEFVLDALEQALYARQPERDGALIHHSDRGSQYVSIRYSERLSEAGIEPSVGSKGDSYDNALAETINGLYKAEVIHRRSWPTRESVELATLEWVSWFNHHRLLGPIGYIPPAEAEANYYRQLASQSSMVAA